The window TGGTGGTAGACCAAATAAATTATCAATAGAGCAAAGATTACTTATGACTTTAGAATACTGAAAAGAATATAGTACATATCGTATTATTGCAAAAAAATATAATAGTTAGTCATGTTAGTTGTATTCATAATATCTTTTGAGTTGAAAATACTCTAATAAAAAATAGTCACTTTCATATACCTGGCAAAAAGATATTATTGGAAAATAAGGGTACTAATAATAATTTATTAGCAATTGATGCTACAGAAATTCCAATTGAAAGAATTAAAAAAAACTAAAATTATTATTTTCTGGTAAGAAAAGGCAACATTCATTAAAATCGCAAATAATTATTGATTTATTTAACAATAAAATTATTTCAGTAGATTTTTGTTATGGCAGTATTCATGATTATAAGTTATTTTTAAAATCAAATATACTTATAAATCCAAAATTAGAATTAATTGCTGATTCAGGATATCAAGGTTTGCAAAATGTTCATAAAAATACATTATTGCCAATTAAAAAGAGTAAAAATAATCCTTAAAATCCAGATAAAAAGGAATATAATAGCTTTTTAAGTAAAGTTAGAATTGCCATTGAACATGTTTTTGCTAGATTAAAAAGATTTAAAATACTAGTTTATCATTATCGCAATAAGATTAGAAGATTTGGATTACGATTTAACTTAATTTCAGGAATATATAATTTTGAATTAAGCTAGTTATAGTTATGCACCAAGTCTAATGAGTTAAAGCTCCTAATTCAAAAGAAAATAATGAGAATAAAAAATAATGTTTTGAGAAATTATTATGGAATTCTTAAAACTGTTTGTTCCGATAGAAAAAATGCCTGCACAAGTTGCGTTTATTGCCGGATTAATTATTATCATTACTTTTCTTTTCGCATTAATTTCAATTATGTATTTACCAATAAAAATGATTTTTGGGAGATAAAAAATGACAATAAACTTAAAAGAATTTAATTGAGAACAAATTAAACAAACTTTCTGAGATTTATTTATTCAAATTACAACTATTCCGGCGTGAGTTTCTGGCAAGGAAGTTGATTTAACCAAAGAACTACTTTGACTTTTAATAGCAAACATTGCTTTTTGATTCTTAACAGCGATTATGGTGTGATTTATTCTAATGCTACTTTGAAAAACCATATCAGTATTTAGATAGGGAAAAAATTAATGTCAAGAAGTTACATTGTGATGCATTCCCAAAGAAATTCAAAATTAATTAGAAAAAAATACAATCGTGTTAAGGTTAATCGTGGTTTTAACAAATTTAAGAAAAACTTTGAATATAAATGATGAATGTTTTAAAAAGAAAGGGGGTGATTATATGATTGGAACTTTCTTGGCCGATGCACCTGCAACAGTAGAAAAAATAACAGCTAGTGACGCGATGACTAAATTATGAAATGCAATTATAACAGCTTTTACTAAAATGTGAGAAATTATTGCTGTTAATATGCCACAAGTCGGTAACTTCTTTGCTGACTACTGAATATTCATTTTTCCATTTATTTTGGCAATATTCTTTATTTGCTTTAAAATGTTTGAAAAATTACTTGGAGCGGTACGCTAACAAAAAAATAAAGTGAGGTGCAAGATGAAATTTTGCAAATGAATAATAGAAAAAAATAACCATTTTATTGAATTAAATCGCACCTCATTTTTAATTTTATGACATTGCGGAGCAATTTGATATATTTACAACGGTTATTTTAAAAACATTGTAAGCTATTTATTTTTAGCAGGTTGTATTTTAATTTTTCTTTTTAAAATCGGTAATTTAACACAAATTAACAAAGTTATTAATTTGCTGAATTATACTTGTAAGTGCAAGTAAATAAAATTGCAAAAAATCTTATATAAAAATTTCATGATGCTAAGTTTATTTTAAAAAAAACAAAGCAAGGAGTTTTTATATGGGTTACAAACATCTTGGCATATATGAAAGAATTTATATTGAGAATCAATTGAAGTTTAAAGTAAAAATTAGTGAAATAGCTAAAAATCTTAATCGAAGTATTAGTACTATTATTCGAGAAGTCAATAGAAATAAAGATAGTAATCATTATTTTTCATTAATTGCACAAAATAAAGCAGAAAACAGAAAACAATCACATGTTTATTTTCATAAGTTTAAAAATAGAGAATTAGTAAAATATGTACAACAAAAATTACTATTAGGTTGATCGCCTGAACAAATTTATGGCAGAATTAAAAATTTTCATAAAGAATGAATTATTAGTTTTAAAACAATTTACAATTGAATTTATTCTGGATTACTTGAAAAAGTTACTAATAAAAATTTAAGAAGAAAAGGTAAGAAACGAAAATCTCAAGAAAATCGCGGTAAATTTAATGGTAAATCAATTAAAGAACGAAATATTAATGTTAATAATCGTATAACTGTTGGTCATTGAGAAGGTGATACTGTAGTATCATCACGAGGTAAAAGTAAATCATGTTTAATAACTTTAGTTGAAAGAACATCAAGATTTACTTTAGCAATGTTAGTTGAAAATAGAACTACTAAAGTTGTTAACGAAAACATTAGCCATTATTTATCAATTCTTCCAAATAATCTTGTTAAGACTATAACATTTGATAGGGGTAAAGAATTTTCTAATTGACAACAACTTGAAAAAAATTTAAATGTGAAAATTTATTTTGCTAATGCGTATTCGCCTTGACAAAGAGGTACTAATGAAAATACTAATGGTTTAATTAGAGAAAAATTTCCTAAAAAATTTAATTTTTCAAATACTACTAAAAATGCAGTTCATAAATTTATATTGTCTTTAAACCAAAGACCAAGAAAAATACTAAATTATCTTTCACCAATCGAATATTTGGTTAGAAAAATAATTTAGTTGCACTTAACTTTACAATTTGGCAATTAAACCATTAGTATTTTCATTAGTACCTCTTTGTCAAGGCGAATACGCATTAGCAAAATAAATTTTCACATTTAAATTTTTTTCAAGTTGTTGTCAATTAGAAAATTCTTTACCCCTATCAAATGTTATAGTCTTAACAAGATTATTTGGAAGAATTGATAAATAATGGCTAATGTTTTCGTTAATAACTTTAGTAGTTCTATTTTCAACTAACATTGCTAAAGTAAATCTTGATGTTCTTTCAACTAAAGTTATTAAACATGATTTACTTTTACCTCGTGATGATACTACAGTATCACCTTCTCAATGACCAACAGTTATACGATTATTAACATTAATATTTCGTTCTTTAATTGATTTACCATTAAATTTACCGCGATTTTCTTGAGATTTTCGTTTCTTACCTTTTCTTCTTAAATTTTTATTAGTAACTTTTTCAAGTAATCCAGAATAAATTCAATTGTAAATTGTTTTAAAACTAATAATTCATTCTTTATGAAAATTTTTAATTCTGCCATAAATTTGTTCAGGCGATCAACCTAATAGTAATTTTTGTTGTACATATTTTACTAATTCTCTATTTTTAAACTTATGAAAATAAACATGTGATTGTTTTCTGTTTTCTGCTTTATTTTGTGCAATTAATGAAAAATAATGATTACTATCTTTATTTCTATTGACTTCTCGAATAATAGTACTAATACTTCGATTAAGATTTTTAGCTATTTCACTAATTTTTACTTTAAACTTCAATTGATTCTCAATATAAATTCTTTCATATATGCCAAGATGTTTGTAACCCATATAAAAACTCCTTGCTTTGTTTTTTCTAAAATAAACTTAGCATCATGAAATTTTTATATGAGATTTTTTGCAATTTTATTTACTTGCACTTACAAGTATAATTCAGCATTTACAAATAATTTGTAATTATTTTAATAAGTAATGCAAGAAGTCTAATGTTGATGGAATCGTTCAATTTTACCATTTGATTGTGGTGAGCGAATCGGCGTGGTTTCATGGACAATTCCGTTCCGCGAAAGAAAGGTTGTAAAAGGCCTTTCTTTTACTTTGTATGCTTTTTTATTACTTCAATTAGTAGTAGTAAATTCCGGAGCATTATCAGTGCGAAGGCGTTTAATGGTTATGCCAAGTTCGCCGAAATCTTTCATTGCTCTTTGCACGGCATTAAGGGCATTGTTAGTTCCTAAACTATCATAAACATAACCAAATACTATGCGTGTTATTTCGTCAATGAAATCATAAATATAATATTTTTTATCAACCGGAAAATTTGATGGAGTAATGATTTTGGCATCCATTTGTAAAAGACCAATCTCGGAGACTTCATAACGCTTAAAATGGCGTTTTGTTTGTTTGATTTGTTGTTTTAATTCTTTTAAACGAGGGTCAGATTTAATTCAACGATAAAAAGTTTTAATATTTTTAGGAACTTCTGAATTTTTAATATCGTGAAAACCGATTTTTAAATTGTTAAATAAAGACCACATTCCACCGGCTTTGATATTTTTGTAATCAAAATATAAATCACATACTTTTTTGCGAGAATTTAAACTATATTGATAATTAAGATTTTGTGGTTTTGTAGTTTTAAACAATAACAAATCTAAATTATCAGAATAATAAGCGGTCATAATTTTTTGTGCCCAACGATAAAAGCTTTTCGTTGCATTCTTAAAATATTTTTTAATAAGTTTTGTTAAAGAAGTTTCTGCAATATAGAAATAAGTACATAAATTTAAATAGGCAGTAATGCGTTTTTTAGTTTTATAGTAATAAGGATTACGACAATTAGCACTTAATCAACTTTGTACTTTTGCTTTTAAATCTGCTAAATCAGTTTGGGAAATAATAGACTTCTTGCATTACTTATTAAAATAATTACAAATTATTTGTAAATGCCAAATTGTAAAGTTAAGTGCAACTAAATTATTTTTCTAACCAAATATTCGATTGGTGAAAGATAATTTAGTATTTTTCTTGGTCTTTGGTTTAAAGACAATATAAATTTATGAACTGCATTTTTAGTAGTATTTGAAAAATTAAATTTTTTAGGAAATTTTTCTCTAATTAAACCATTAGTATTTTCATTAGTACCTCTTTGTCAAGGCGAATACGCATTAGCAAAATAAATTTTCACATTTAAATTTTTTTCAAGTTGTTGTCAATTAGAAAATTCTTTACCCCTATCAAATGTTATAGTCTTAACAAGATTATTTGGAAGAATTGATAAATAATGGCTAATGTTTTCGTTAACAACTTTAGTAGTTCTATTTTCAACTAACATTGCTAAAGTAAATCTTGATGTTCTTTCAACTAAAGTTATTAAACATGATTTACTTTTACCTCGTGATGATACTACAGTATCACCTTCTCAATGACCAACAGTTATACGATTATTAACATTAATATTTCGTTCTTTAATTGATTTACCATTAAATTTACCGCGATTTTCTTGAGATTTTCGTTTCTTACCTTTTCTTCTTAAATTTTTATTAGTAACTTTTTCAAGTAATCCAGAATAAATTCAATTGTAAATTGTTTTAAAACTAATAATTCATTCTTTATGAAAATTTTTAATTCTGCCATAAATTTGTTCAGGCGATCAACCTAATAGTAATTTTTGTTGTATATATTTTACTAATTCTCTATTTTTAAACTTATGAAAATAAACATGTGATTGTTTTCTGTTTTCTGCTTTATTTTGTGCAATTAATGAAAAATAATGATTACTATCTTTATTTCTATTGACTTCTCGAATAATAGTACTAATACTTCGATTAAGATTTTTAGCTATTTCACTAATTTTTACTTTAAACTTCAATTGATTCTCAATATAAATTCTTTCATATATGCCAAGATGTTTGTAACCCATATAAAAACTCCTTGCTTTGTTTTTTTTAAAATAAACTTAGCATCATGAAATTTTTATATGAGATTTTTTGCAATTTTATTTACTTGCACTTACAAGTATAATTCAGCAAATAAAAAATACTATATAGTAATTTCTAACTTTTATTAGGTTAATACTTATGGATTTTATTAAATGTGTAAATTTTGACACAACAAAAAATTATTTTATTATTTAAATTTAATTTTAAATAAATATTTTATGTTATCTATAATTGCAAATTATAAATTGAAGCAATTAAATTAAATCTTAAACTAAATCGTTTTCTACGATTACGATATTTTTCAGTAATAATTTTAAATTTTTTAAGAATAGCAAAAATATTTTCAATAATAATTCTCATTTTTGAAATTAATTTATTATTATGTTTTTGTTCTTTATTTAAAGGGTTTTTCTTTGTTTTTTTCTTAGGTATGCCAAATTGTAAAGTTAAGTGCAACTAAATTATTTTTCTAACCAAATATTCGATTGGTGAAAGATAATTTAGTATTTTTCTTGGTCTTTGGTTTAAAGACAATATAAATTTATGAACTGCATTTTTAGTAGTATTTGAAAAATTAAATTTTTTAGGAAATTTTTCTCTAATTAAACCATTAGTATTTTCATTAGTACCTCTTTGTCAAGGCGAATACGCATTAGCAAAATAAATTTTCACATTTAAATTTTTTTCAAGTTGTTGTCAATTAGAAAATTCTTTACCCCTATCAAATGTTATAGTCTTAACAAGATTATTTGGAAGAATTGATAAATAATGGCTAATGTTTTCGTTAACAACTTTAGTAGTTCTATTTTCAACTAACATTGCTAAAGTAAATCTTGATGTTCTTTCAACTAAAGTTATTAAACATGATTTACTTTTACCTCGTGATGATACTACAGTATCACCTTCTCAATGACCAACAGTTATACGATTATTAACATTAATATTTCGTTTTTTAATTGATTTACCATTAAATTTACCGCGATTTTCTTGAGATTTTCGTTTCTTACCTTTTCTTCTTAAATTTTTATTAGTAACTTTTTCAAGTAATCCAGAATAAATTCAATTGTAAATTGTTTTAAAACTAATAATTCATTCTTTATGAAAATTTTTAATTCTGCCATAAATTTGTTCAGGCGATCAACCTAATAGTAATTTTTGTTGTACATATTTTACTAATTCTCTATTTTTAAACTTATGAAAATAAACATGTGATTGTTTTCTGTTTTCTGCTTTATTTTGTGCAATTAATGAAAAATAATGATTACTATCTTTATTTCTATTGACTTCTCGAATAATAGTACTAATACTTCGATTAAGATTTTTAGCTATTTCACTAATTTTTACTTTAAACTTCAATTGATTCTCAATATAAATTCTTTCATATATGCCAAGATGTTTGTAACCCATATAAAAACTCCTTGCTTTGTTTTTTCTAAAATAAACTTAGCATCATGAAATTTTTATATGAGATTTTTTGCAATTTTATTTACTTGCACTTACAAGTATAATTCAGCAAAATTAAATTTAAATAATAAAATAATTTTTTGTTGTGTCAAAATTTACACATTTAATAAAATCCATAAGTATTAACCTAATAAAAGTTAGAAATTACTATATAGTATTTTTTATTTACAAATAATTTGTAATTATTTTAATAAGTAATGCAAGAAGTCTAATCTTAAAACCAGAAGAAATTCGGCAAGTTTTACAAGAAGTTATGGAACCAGTTATTAAACTAATTATTCAAACATTAGAAATAACTCCAGCAGAACTATCTGGTGATATTTATAAAAATGGTATTACTATTTGTGGTGGTGGCGCATTATTAAAAGGAATGGATAAATACATTACAGAAAAGTTAAAATTACCAACTAAAATTGGTGAATATCCAATATTAGCAGTTATTAATGGTACTAAAAAGTTTGAAACTGATATTTTTGAACAAATTCAAAATTCTTACTAATATTTTTATAAAAAAATAAAATTACAAATAAAAAAATGCTCTTAAATTTTATAAGAGCATTTTTTTATTTAATTCCTAAAATTCGTTTCGCATTATTTGTTGTTGTAATAATAACATCATTTAAGGATATTTTTTTTAAACTTGCTAATTTTTTAGCAGTAAAAATAATATTTTTCGGATAATTTTTTGTTCCCCGATAAGGAACAGGTGTTAAATACGGAGCATCAGTTTCTAAAACAATTTTATTTAAAGGAATATCTTTAGCAACTTGTTGCAAATCTTTAGCATTTTCAAAAGTAAGAATTCCTGAAAAAGAAATATAATATCCTAATTCAATAAATTTATTAGCAGTTTTTGTATTTGCTGAAAAACAATGCATAATTCCAACAACATCATATTGTTTTAAAATTTCATAAGCATCATCAAAAGCATCACGAATATGAACTAAAATTGGTAATTGATATTTTTTAGCTAATTTAATTTGTTTAATAAATCATTCTTTTTGTAAATCACTACTATCTTGATTGCAATAGTAATCTAATCCAATTTCACCAATAGCACAAACACTTCCTGTTTTAATTAGTTCTTCTAATTCATAAAGATCATGTTCTTGATGATTACTAACATCGTTAGGATGAATTCCAACAGCTGCAAATACATCTGGTGAAAAAAATGCTTGGTCAACTGCTAATTTACTAGTTTTTAAATCATAACCAACATTGCAAATTAAATTAACACCAATTAATTTTGCTTCTTCTAAAATATTATTTATGTCTTCATCTCTATATGAATCTGATACTAAATGACAATGCGTATCAAATAAACCATTCACTAATTAAACTCCTTATTTGCCTAGACAAAAACGACTAAACATTTCATCTAAGAGATTATCTTTAATTATTTTACCATTAATTTCTTGTAAATAATCTCATGCTTCTTGAAAATGAAGAATTACTAAATCTAACGGAATATTATTGTTTAAAGCTTGAATTGCTTCATCAATTGTCATTGTAATTTTATCTAATAACATTTGGTGATACGTTGATGTCAAAATTAAATTATCATGATAATTAATTTTTTCTTGTAAAAACATATCTTTAATTTTATCTATTAAGGGGTTAAATTCATTGTTTAAAGCACTTATTGGGACTGAACTTAATGTCAAAAGAGAAAGAGATAGTTTTTGTTGTAAATCAACTTTATTAATGACAATAATACAATTTTTATCTTTAACTAGTTCTAATAATATCATATCATTATCATCTAAAACATTGCTACCATCAAGCACTAATAAAATTAACTGGGCTTTTTCTAAATACTGTTTTGATTTTTGAATTCCTAATTGTTCAATAATATCATTAGTATTTCTAATTCCTGCGGTATCAATTAAGTTTAAAGAAATATTATCAATATTTATTTTTCCGGTAACAATATCTCTCGTTGTTCCAGCAATTGTTGAAGTAATCGCTCGATTTTCTTTTAATAAAGCATTCAATAAGGTTGATTTTCCTACATTAGGTTTGCCAATAATTACGGTATCAATACCATCATTAATAACCTGAGCAATTTTGCTTTGTTTAGTAATGGTTAACAAATCATTATAAAGTTTATTTGTACGAGTTAAAACTAATTTTTGGGTTAAGTTTTCAACACCATCATACTCAGGATAATCAATATTAACAATAATATTAGCTATTAATTCTAATAATCTTGTTTCAATTTCTTTTAATAATTTGCTATTATTACCATTTAAACTGTTCATTGCTAATGCTAATGCTTCATCATTAGAAGCATTAACTAAATCATTAACCGCTTGCGCTTGTAATAAATCAATTTTTCCATTTAAAAATGCTTTTCTTGTAAATTCTCCCGGAGTTGCTAACCGAATATTGTCATCTTTCATAATTGTTAATAATAAATGAATAATCTTATTAACAATTAACATACTACCATGACAATTAATTTCAATAGTATCTTCACCAGTAAATGAATTAGTATTATAGTAGCAAACTAAAACTACTTCATCAATAATTGCCTTTGTATTTGGATTAATAATTCTTCCGAAATATTTTTCTTTTGAAGAATTTAAAATATTTCTACTAAATACTTTATTAACAAGTGAAAATGTTTCTGGACCACTAATTCTAATAATAGCAATGGCTTGTTTAAGTGGGACACTTGCTAAAGCAATAATCGTATCATTAATCATAAATATCACCTCTTTTCTTTTTTTAAAAATAAAAATCTAGACATTAACGACTAGATTTCACTGCTTTCAAGATATTTAATAACAATATGTCTTTTATTACCTGAACCCTGAGATTCACTAATAACCTTATCGAATTTTTTTAAATTCATTATGAATAATTCTTCGCTGATTATTAGGTATTGGTAATAATGCAATATCATTCTTAGTAAGAAATACTTTTTTAGCAGTGCTTTTAAAAAATTAAAATCTATTTGATAAATAACAGTTAGATAAATTTTGTAAGGAACTTAATACATAACCATTTTTACCAATTAATAACGCATTATTATCACAATTAATACTAACCTTAATCGTTTCATAATTAATTTGTGAAATTTTAATATCAATATCATTAAAGTCTAACTCTGTTAAAAGTCTTTGCAAAACATCAACTAAATAGGTTTTAACATCATTCATATTATATATTAAGCAATCACTTGTTTTTTTAAAAATGTTTTAATTTCTTCTTTAATAATATAAAAATGGGGTTCATTTTGCTGTTCAATAGACTTGGTACATAACCCTCAATTTTATCTACTATTTTGATAATATTATTTTCTAGATGAAGCACAAATATTAGATAAATATAAAGATGAAAGTGAATTTTATAGTTTGGTAGGTGCAAAATGTTATAGTTATGTACCAAGTTTAATAAAAGTTTTTAAATCTTCGCGTTTCTTAAATACTTTTTGTTCCATTTAATTCAACTCCAACTTTATTTTTTCTTTTTATATTTAGCATTCTTATTTATATAATGAAATAAAACTGTTTGTCCAATTTGCAATGCACCAGAAAAAATTCAATATATCGCGACTCCTGAACCAATTGTAAAAACCAATAACATAAACACCCCCGTCATAATTAACTGTGTAATTAATTGTTTCTTTTGTGCTGCTTTCGATTCTTTAGTAAAAGCTTTTTTCTTAGCACGATTTAAATACATTGGTAATAACATTGAAATAATTTGAATTGGTAAATAAACAAAAACAATTGCTAAATATGCTCAATCTCCTGCTTTTAATCCTTCTCAAGGTGTTATTGTAAAAGAAATTGCCCCAAACTCTTGCTCTTTCAAAATTCTCATGGAACGAACAACCATAAACATAGCATATAAGAATGGCATTGATAAAAATAAATTTGCAAATGATGCTAAAGGTTTAACACCTTCTTTTTTATATAATCCCATTAATTCTAATTGCATTTTTTGTCTTGCTTGTGGATCAGCTGAACCTTTATATTTTGCTTGAATCTCGCCTTGTTTTAATTGAATCGCTTGCATTTTTTCTTGATTTTTTTGTGATTTTCAAGAAAAAGCTAAAGTAATTAATTTAATTATCAAAGCGGTAACAAACATTGCTCCAATTGCTGCAGCCGCTGTTGGCTCAGCAGCAATTCCACCACTAAAACCTTTTAATAATACTCATAATAATGCTGCAATTGGATAAACAAATAAACCAAAAAATGGTGATTTAGTAACTGTCCAAGCTTCATCTCAACTAGAAATACCATTAAAAGGTAATTCTTCCTCACCATTTATAAAATGTGTCTTACTATCATCGCCAGGGAAAAGTAATTCAAAATAAGTACCAAATATTGAACCTGCACCAGTAGTTTTTCCGCTTGTTGACACATTAGGATCAAACATCTGTCCACAACCTCATAAAAAGGTAATAATAAAAAAAGTATAAATAAAAATTTTACCAAATTTTCAAACTTGTTTTCAATATGGAGTTCGTTGCTTATCAGGTGCAAATAAATATTTTTTATAGTCCATAATTTTTCTCCATTATTTAATAATCTTTTTTAATAAAATATCTAAAAGATTTTGATTTTTACTATATTCCTGTTTTAAATAAGGCGGTCTTACTAAAATAATAATATCCTTATTATTATTTTTTAAGCATCAAACCTTTTGTAACATTGAACGAACTTGGCGACGAATCCGATTACGATTAACAGCATTAGCATTTTTTTTACTAACTGATATTCCAAAACGACAATGATCTAATGAATTATTTGCATAATAAATAACAAACGAATTATTATGAATTTTTTGCTTTCCATTAATAATTCTTTGAAAATCATAATTCTTTTTTAAACGAAATTTCTTTTGCAAAGTCTATTTAAATCCTTTTATACTGTTAACTTAGCGCGTTGTTTTCTTCGTCGATTTTGTAAAACTTTTCTTCCTGCAGCTGTTGCCATTCTTGAACGAAAACCATGAACTTTTTTTGTCTTTTCTTTTGATGGTTGGTAGGTTCTTTTCATTGTCATTCTCCTCTTTAAAAATAAGTTACTGTTTTTAAACTAAAATAAAAAAACTTTAAAAAAGTAATTATAGTTCCAATTAATTTTACAGACATATCCTTATTAAGTCAAATTAAATAATATAGGTCGCGTTTAGTTTTCTTAGGTATTACTTTGAAGAAGTAAAACAATCAGCTAATTACATTATTTAATTACTAAACTAAGCCTGCCTTTCTTGTTATTGTCATTTTTATTCGTTTTCATTTTATCATATTATTGAATTTTTACACAATGAAAAATTATTAATGGTCACGTTTAGTTTTCTTAGGTATTGCTTTGAAGAAGTAAAACAATCAGCTAATTATATTATTTAATTACTAAACTAACCATACCTTTCTTGTTATTGTCATTTTTATTCGTTACCATTTTATCATATTATTGAATTTTTACACAATAAAAAATTATTAATTTTATTAAATTTTTAACTAATATTTTTACTTACTTAAATTTATTATATTTATTTGTTACAGCATTACCTTTATAATTAATTCAACTATCATCATTTTTATTATTATATTTATTTCATAATGAATTTTTATATATTTCTTTTCTGATTTCTATTTCTGAATTAATATTTTTATTAATGTAATGCAATACATTTAATTTGTTTAAATTTGCCATTCTTAAATAGACTTCTTGCATTACTTATTTATTAAACAAAATTCCTATAAAATATATTTAAAATAGAAATTATAAGGAATTTAAGATTATGAAATTTGATAAATTTAATTTTATTAATGATAAAGAATTATTACGATTAACTGGAATAAAGCAAAGTACTTTTAATAAAATGTTAAATATTTTAAAAGAAGCTGAGTTAAAAAAGTTTAAAAGAGGTGGTAAAAATAATAAATTATCATTAGAAAATAGATTATTGATGACTTTATCATATTGACGAGAATATCGTACTTATTTTCATCTTGGTAAAAGTTTTGATATTAGTGAAGCTAGTTGTTATCGAAATATCAAGTGAATTGAAGATATTTTAATCAAACATCCTGATTTTCAACAACTTGCTGGTAAAAAAGCATTAATAAATGATTATTTTAATGATAAAACAATTATTA is drawn from Spiroplasma endosymbiont of Asaphidion curtum and contains these coding sequences:
- a CDS encoding transposase family protein; the protein is MKMVEILKEAEAKQKQIGGRPNKLSIEQRLLMTLEYWKEYSTYRIIAKKYNS
- a CDS encoding IS30 family transposase, with translation MGYKHLGIYERIYIENQLKFKVKISEIAKNLNRSISTIIREVNRNKDSNHYFSLIAQNKAENRKQSHVYFHKFKNRELVKYVQQKLLLGWSPEQIYGRIKNFHKEWIISFKTIYNWIYSGLLEKVTNKNLRRKGKKRKSQENRGKFNGKSIKERNINVNNRITVGHWEGDTVVSSRGKSKSCLITLVERTSRFTLAMLVENRTTKVVNENISHYLSILPNNLVKTITFDRGKEFSNWQQLEKNLNVKIYFANAYSPWQRGTNENTNGLIREKFPKKFNFSNTTKNAVHKFILSLNQRPRKILNYLSPIEYLVRKII
- a CDS encoding IS30 family transposase, translated to MGYKHLGIYERIYIENQLKFKVKISEIAKNLNRSISTIIREVNRNKDSNHYFSLIAQNKAENRKQSHVYFHKFKNRELVKYVQQKLLLGWSPEQIYGRIKNFHKEWIISFKTIYNWIYSGLLEKVTNKNLRRKGKKRKSQENRGKFNGKSIKERNINVNNRITVGHWEGDTVVSSRGKSKSCLITLVERTSRFTLAMLVENRTTKVINENISHYLSILPNNLVKTITFDRGKEFSNWQQLEKNLNVKIYFANAYSPWQRGTNENTNGLIAKL
- a CDS encoding DDE-type integrase/transposase/recombinase, with amino-acid sequence MTAYYSDNLDLLLFKTTKPQNLNYQYSLNSRKKVCDLYFDYKNIKAGGMWSLFNNLKIGFHDIKNSEVPKNIKTFYRWIKSDPRLKELKQQIKQTKRHFKRYEVSEIGLLQMDAKIITPSNFPVDKKYYIYDFIDEITRIVFGYVYDSLGTNNALNAVQRAMKDFGELGITIKRLRTDNAPEFTTTNWSNKKAYKVKERPFTTFLSRNGIVHETTPIRSPQSNGKIERFHQH
- a CDS encoding IS30 family transposase, whose amino-acid sequence is MGYKHLGIYERIYIENQLKFKVKISEIAKNLNRSISTIIREVNRNKDSNHYFSLIAQNKAENRKQSHVYFHKFKNRELVKYIQQKLLLGWSPEQIYGRIKNFHKEWIISFKTIYNWIYSGLLEKVTNKNLRRKGKKRKSQENRGKFNGKSIKERNINVNNRITVGHWEGDTVVSSRGKSKSCLITLVERTSRFTLAMLVENRTTKVVNENISHYLSILPNNLVKTITFDRGKEFSNWQQLEKNLNVKIYFANAYSPWQRGTNENTNGLIREKFPKKFNFSNTTKNAVHKFILSLNQRPRKILNYLSPIEYLVRKII
- a CDS encoding IS30 family transposase, which codes for MGYKHLGIYERIYIENQLKFKVKISEIAKNLNRSISTIIREVNRNKDSNHYFSLIAQNKAENRKQSHVYFHKFKNRELVKYVQQKLLLGWSPEQIYGRIKNFHKEWIISFKTIYNWIYSGLLEKVTNKNLRRKGKKRKSQENRGKFNGKSIKKRNINVNNRITVGHWEGDTVVSSRGKSKSCLITLVERTSRFTLAMLVENRTTKVVNENISHYLSILPNNLVKTITFDRGKEFSNWQQLEKNLNVKIYFANAYSPWQRGTNENTNGLIREKFPKKFNFSNTTKNAVHKFILSLNQRPRKILNYLSPIEYLVRKII
- a CDS encoding rod shape-determining protein, producing MEPVIKLIIQTLEITPAELSGDIYKNGITICGGGALLKGMDKYITEKLKLPTKIGEYPILAVINGTKKFETDIFEQIQNSY
- a CDS encoding TatD family hydrolase → MNGLFDTHCHLVSDSYRDEDINNILEEAKLIGVNLICNVGYDLKTSKLAVDQAFFSPDVFAAVGIHPNDVSNHQEHDLYELEELIKTGSVCAIGEIGLDYYCNQDSSDLQKEWFIKQIKLAKKYQLPILVHIRDAFDDAYEILKQYDVVGIMHCFSANTKTANKFIELGYYISFSGILTFENAKDLQQVAKDIPLNKIVLETDAPYLTPVPYRGTKNYPKNIIFTAKKLASLKKISLNDVIITTTNNAKRILGIK